Proteins from a single region of Streptomyces spectabilis:
- a CDS encoding TetR/AcrR family transcriptional regulator yields MARPRQFDEDRVITAAMETFWRHGYEGTSTRDLCDSTGLGPSSLYNTFGGKRELYLRALDRYYDTVTAAQIERLQGPGTAKERLRAMILHSVESDLDADDGRGCFAINAAIELAGLDGDVRRAVRRGFDRVEDEVCAVTRAGQASGEIPADRDPREVARLVQSTYYGLRVLARVRDDRKALVTTVDTVLEGL; encoded by the coding sequence ATGGCCAGGCCACGACAGTTCGACGAGGACCGCGTCATCACCGCGGCCATGGAGACCTTCTGGCGCCACGGGTACGAGGGCACGTCGACGCGCGACCTGTGCGACTCGACGGGCCTCGGCCCGTCGAGCCTCTACAACACCTTCGGCGGCAAGCGCGAGCTGTATCTGCGCGCCCTCGACCGCTACTACGACACGGTCACCGCCGCGCAGATCGAGCGCCTCCAGGGCCCCGGCACCGCCAAGGAGCGGCTGCGGGCGATGATCCTGCACTCGGTCGAGAGCGACCTGGACGCGGACGACGGCCGCGGCTGCTTCGCCATCAACGCGGCCATCGAGCTGGCCGGTCTCGACGGCGACGTACGCCGGGCCGTGCGGCGCGGCTTCGACCGCGTCGAGGACGAGGTGTGCGCGGTGACCAGGGCCGGGCAGGCCAGTGGCGAGATCCCGGCCGACCGCGACCCGCGCGAGGTGGCGCGCCTGGTGCAGAGCACGTACTACGGGCTGCGGGTCCTGGCCCGCGTGCGGGACGACCGGAAGGCCCTGGTGACCACCGTCGACACCGTCCTGGAGGGGCTGTGA
- a CDS encoding Cmx/CmrA family chloramphenicol efflux MFS transporter has product MPLAVYVLALGIFTQGTSEFMLSGLLPGMAADLGVSVPDAGLLISAFAIGMVVGAPLLAVATLRWPRRTALVILQAVFVAGHVVGAVAPGYGLLFATRIVSALAYAGFWGVAVATAVALVPSEAKSKAVALVAGGLTLATIVGVPAGTVLGQSAGWRAAFWAVAAATVVSLVCTVAAVPGGERGAAPSVRTELRGMARPQLWLSYAVTAFAFGAVIVTFSYLAALLTDETGLSEGWVPAVLALFGAGGMLGLVVGGRTARAHAVATLAWGLGGLAAVSAVLALTAGSAAAVVVALVFLLGAAGYVTNPALQSRVFTLAPDAPTLVGATNTAAFNVGNTVAPMLGGLVIDAGHGYAAVAWVGAGLAALGCAAAVGAGILERRTPAAPPASASPSFEKVFQNG; this is encoded by the coding sequence ATGCCGCTCGCGGTCTATGTGTTGGCGCTCGGGATCTTCACGCAAGGGACGTCGGAGTTCATGCTGTCCGGGCTGCTGCCGGGCATGGCGGCGGACTTGGGGGTGTCCGTGCCCGACGCGGGGCTGCTGATCTCGGCGTTCGCGATCGGCATGGTCGTCGGGGCGCCGCTGCTCGCGGTGGCGACGCTGCGGTGGCCGCGCCGGACGGCCCTGGTGATCCTGCAAGCCGTGTTCGTGGCGGGCCATGTGGTGGGCGCGGTGGCGCCGGGCTACGGGCTCCTCTTCGCGACGCGGATCGTCAGCGCGCTCGCGTACGCGGGCTTCTGGGGCGTGGCCGTGGCGACGGCGGTCGCGCTCGTGCCGAGCGAGGCGAAGAGCAAGGCGGTGGCCCTGGTCGCGGGCGGTCTGACCCTGGCGACGATCGTCGGCGTACCGGCGGGCACCGTGCTGGGCCAGTCGGCGGGGTGGCGGGCCGCGTTCTGGGCGGTCGCGGCGGCGACGGTGGTGAGCCTGGTGTGCACGGTGGCGGCGGTGCCGGGCGGCGAGCGGGGCGCGGCGCCCTCCGTGCGGACGGAGCTGCGCGGCATGGCGCGGCCCCAGCTGTGGCTGTCGTACGCCGTCACGGCCTTCGCCTTCGGCGCGGTGATCGTGACCTTCAGCTATCTGGCCGCGCTGCTCACGGACGAGACGGGCCTGAGCGAGGGGTGGGTGCCCGCGGTGCTCGCGCTGTTCGGCGCGGGCGGCATGCTCGGCCTGGTCGTCGGCGGCCGGACGGCGCGGGCGCACGCGGTGGCCACGCTCGCGTGGGGGCTCGGCGGGCTCGCGGCGGTCTCGGCGGTGCTCGCGCTGACCGCGGGCTCGGCGGCGGCCGTCGTGGTGGCGCTCGTCTTCCTGCTCGGCGCGGCGGGGTACGTCACCAACCCCGCCCTCCAGTCACGGGTGTTCACGCTCGCGCCGGACGCGCCCACGCTCGTCGGCGCGACCAACACGGCCGCGTTCAACGTCGGCAACACGGTCGCGCCGATGCTCGGCGGCCTGGTCATCGACGCGGGCCACGGGTACGCGGCCGTCGCGTGGGTCGGCGCCGGGCTCGCGGCGCTCGGCTGCGCGGCGGCGGTGGGCGCCGGGATCCTGGAACGGCGGACGCCCGCGGCACCCCCCGCTTCGGCGTCCCCAAGTTTTGAAAAGGTGTTCCAAAACGGGTAG
- a CDS encoding MOSC domain-containing protein, which produces MAAVVTDLITYPVKGCAGVALTESALTPAGLAHDRAFMVVDDAGVYRTQRKDTRLAVIRPEVSWDGGRLTLRAPDAEPLEIEVDVESPRCDVDLFGAPFKAVDQGAEAARWLSDVLGTDCRLVRVPPEHERVTDGLHPGTSGFADSGALHLLSRSSYDDLNARITAAGRSPIALSRLRPNIVVDGWDAPHTEDAVRTVGVGNAELGFAKPAIRCAVTLVDQASGQRAGPEPLRTLAGYRRQAGGGVALGVKFSVLRSGKLAVGDELAVTAWETTD; this is translated from the coding sequence ATGGCAGCGGTAGTCACGGACCTCATCACGTATCCGGTCAAGGGGTGCGCCGGGGTGGCGCTCACGGAGAGCGCCCTGACACCGGCGGGCCTCGCGCACGACCGCGCGTTCATGGTGGTCGACGACGCGGGCGTGTACCGCACGCAGCGCAAGGACACCCGGCTCGCCGTGATCCGTCCCGAGGTGAGCTGGGACGGCGGACGGCTCACCCTGCGCGCCCCGGACGCGGAGCCGCTGGAGATCGAGGTCGACGTCGAGTCGCCGCGCTGCGACGTGGACCTGTTCGGGGCGCCGTTCAAGGCCGTCGACCAGGGCGCGGAGGCGGCGCGGTGGCTCTCGGACGTGCTCGGCACGGACTGCCGTCTGGTGCGGGTGCCGCCGGAGCACGAGCGGGTCACCGACGGGCTCCACCCGGGTACGTCCGGCTTCGCCGACAGCGGCGCGCTGCATCTGCTGTCGCGGTCGTCGTACGACGACCTCAACGCCCGCATCACGGCGGCCGGTCGAAGCCCCATCGCCCTCAGCCGGCTGCGGCCCAACATCGTCGTGGACGGGTGGGACGCGCCGCACACGGAGGACGCGGTCAGGACCGTGGGCGTCGGCAACGCCGAGCTGGGCTTCGCCAAGCCGGCGATTCGCTGTGCGGTCACGCTTGTCGACCAGGCCTCGGGCCAGCGGGCCGGGCCCGAGCCTCTGCGTACGTTGGCCGGGTATCGGCGGCAGGCGGGCGGGGGTGTCGCGCTGGGGGTCAAGTTCTCCGTGCTGCGCAGCGGGAAGCTGGCCGTCGGCGACGAGCTGGCCGTGACGGCCTGGGAGACCACCGACTAA
- a CDS encoding S1 family peptidase, with translation MRLRTAVAQLLCAALLGALALIAAPAATAAPAQTPLRGGTLLFSPSGRCVVSFNATTGTRYYGIMAGQCGAVGTKWYADPGLTTEVGVTETAVFPGKDYALVHFTNPDYSYPSEVAIGARAIRINRAANPVVGQSACRVGPTTGARCGTVQGVNVSITYPQGTVNGLFRTNICAEPGDSSGPAFAGDGALGFLVGGSGNCTTGGTTYYQPLAPVLSAHGLRVGY, from the coding sequence ATGAGGCTCCGTACCGCCGTCGCCCAGCTCTTATGCGCCGCACTTCTGGGCGCCCTCGCCCTGATCGCGGCCCCCGCCGCCACCGCCGCCCCGGCGCAGACGCCGCTGCGCGGCGGCACCCTGCTCTTCAGCCCTTCCGGGCGGTGCGTCGTCTCCTTCAACGCCACCACTGGCACCCGCTACTACGGGATCATGGCGGGCCAGTGCGGCGCCGTCGGCACCAAGTGGTACGCCGACCCGGGCCTCACCACCGAGGTGGGCGTCACCGAGACGGCCGTCTTCCCCGGCAAGGACTACGCCCTGGTGCACTTCACCAACCCCGACTACTCCTATCCGAGCGAGGTGGCCATCGGTGCGCGGGCCATCCGCATCAACCGCGCCGCGAACCCCGTCGTGGGCCAGTCCGCGTGCCGCGTCGGACCCACGACAGGAGCGCGCTGCGGCACGGTCCAGGGCGTGAACGTGTCCATCACCTACCCGCAGGGCACGGTCAACGGCCTCTTCCGCACCAACATCTGTGCCGAGCCCGGCGACTCAAGCGGCCCCGCCTTCGCCGGTGACGGCGCGCTCGGCTTCCTCGTCGGCGGCAGCGGCAACTGCACCACCGGCGGGACGACGTACTACCAGCCCCTGGCGCCGGTGCTCAGCGCGCACGGGCTGCGGGTGGGCTACTGA
- a CDS encoding DUF397 domain-containing protein: MSTPKLAWFKSSYSGGDGDDCVEVALSWHKSSYSSGSGDDCVEVATCPTTIHIRDSKHPAGPRLTVAPGAWADFVSSPPAARAR, translated from the coding sequence ATGAGCACCCCCAAACTGGCCTGGTTCAAAAGCAGTTACAGCGGCGGTGACGGTGATGACTGCGTCGAAGTCGCCCTCTCCTGGCACAAGTCCAGCTACAGCAGCGGGTCTGGCGACGACTGCGTAGAGGTAGCCACCTGCCCCACCACCATCCACATCCGCGACTCCAAGCACCCGGCCGGGCCCCGGCTGACGGTTGCCCCGGGGGCGTGGGCCGACTTCGTCAGTAGCCCACCCGCAGCCCGTGCGCGCTGA
- a CDS encoding helix-turn-helix domain-containing protein — translation MSSSTQGSQEPEPTDGLKAFGAALKSFRKRAGYTQESLAPEIGYSTHFIASIEQGRRFPPPRFVDQAEATLDAFGTLRLVVNQLSRQRGLAAWFRQWARLEQEAVTLYTYECRLIPGLLQTPAYAERLFANQLPPLGDEQIQAQLVARGERQKLLTDRPNTAYSFILEEHLFLRNMGGDEVTQGLIEHILQLAERRNIEVQIMPLVRESHSGLDGPIRLLESPENRWFAYCEGQRGGMFISDPREISVLQMRYARMRSQALSFEDSVSLLERMRGA, via the coding sequence ATGTCGTCAAGCACGCAGGGCTCTCAGGAGCCCGAACCGACCGATGGGCTCAAGGCGTTCGGCGCCGCGCTCAAGAGCTTCCGCAAGCGGGCCGGGTACACACAGGAGTCCCTGGCCCCCGAGATCGGCTACTCGACCCATTTCATCGCCTCCATCGAGCAGGGCAGGCGCTTTCCGCCACCGCGCTTCGTGGACCAGGCGGAGGCCACGCTGGACGCCTTCGGGACGCTGCGGCTCGTGGTGAATCAGCTTTCTCGTCAGAGGGGTTTGGCCGCGTGGTTCCGCCAATGGGCGCGCCTTGAGCAGGAGGCCGTCACCCTCTACACGTACGAGTGCCGCCTGATTCCGGGCCTGTTGCAGACACCCGCGTACGCGGAGAGGCTGTTCGCCAACCAGCTCCCACCGCTGGGCGACGAGCAGATCCAGGCCCAGCTCGTGGCGCGCGGCGAGCGCCAGAAGCTCCTCACGGACCGACCGAACACCGCGTACAGCTTCATCCTCGAAGAGCACCTGTTCCTGCGGAACATGGGTGGGGACGAAGTCACCCAGGGGCTCATCGAGCACATCCTCCAGCTCGCCGAGCGCCGCAACATCGAGGTTCAGATCATGCCGCTGGTGAGGGAGAGCCATTCCGGGCTGGATGGGCCAATCCGACTCCTTGAAAGCCCCGAGAACCGCTGGTTCGCCTACTGCGAGGGCCAGCGAGGCGGCATGTTCATCTCTGACCCGAGAGAGATCAGCGTGCTCCAGATGCGGTATGCCAGGATGCGCTCACAGGCTCTCTCCTTCGAAGACTCGGTGAGCCTGCTGGAGCGGATGCGAGGAGCATGA
- a CDS encoding ATP-binding protein has product MPPQVQTPTPAHVFTRRINASPRGARQARTLARDQLNGWGIPYDSELSDAAAQIVAELAANAATHGRVPGRSFELRLLLLAGTLRIELADTRAECAPPREARLPPDEAESGRGLVLVAALAEEWGVESREIGKTVWARLSLG; this is encoded by the coding sequence ATGCCACCCCAGGTGCAAACCCCCACACCAGCACATGTGTTCACGCGGCGTATCAACGCCAGCCCGCGCGGGGCCCGTCAGGCCAGAACGCTCGCGCGCGACCAGCTGAACGGCTGGGGCATCCCTTACGACAGCGAACTCTCCGACGCGGCGGCCCAGATCGTCGCGGAGCTGGCGGCGAACGCGGCGACGCACGGGCGCGTCCCCGGGCGCAGCTTCGAGCTGAGGCTGCTGCTGCTCGCGGGGACGCTGCGGATCGAACTGGCGGACACGCGCGCGGAGTGCGCGCCGCCCCGGGAGGCCCGGTTGCCGCCGGACGAGGCGGAGTCGGGCCGAGGCCTCGTCCTCGTAGCGGCGTTGGCGGAGGAGTGGGGCGTGGAGAGCCGGGAGATCGGCAAGACGGTGTGGGCGCGGCTGTCGCTCGGCTGA
- a CDS encoding DNA-binding response regulator: MSGASGADRTGSRGRVEREGVVTLRGERELVLRAGDLFAAAREEFLCGAADLVTWSGGVNAVFADGKRPPLRKPAPRDGLAMRKVYTRQALGDPYSERRLAAIAASGADVRISSTPLAREAVVIDRRIAVLAGAESRGPRTYTVVRVPEVVDGVRSLLYATWEAAQPLADALRASVPALDDEARLVLRALSDGLTDEAGARRLGMSLRTYRRRVAELMAEVGATSRFQAGVRVRGA, encoded by the coding sequence GTGAGTGGAGCAAGTGGGGCGGACCGCACCGGGAGCCGGGGGCGGGTGGAGCGGGAGGGTGTCGTCACGTTGCGTGGGGAGCGGGAGCTCGTGCTGCGGGCCGGGGACCTGTTCGCCGCCGCCCGCGAGGAGTTCCTGTGCGGCGCCGCCGACCTGGTCACCTGGTCCGGCGGCGTGAACGCCGTCTTCGCCGACGGCAAGCGGCCGCCCCTGCGGAAACCCGCGCCCCGCGACGGCCTCGCCATGCGCAAGGTGTACACGCGCCAGGCGCTCGGCGACCCCTACTCGGAGCGGCGGCTCGCGGCCATCGCCGCGTCCGGCGCGGACGTGCGCATCTCGTCGACCCCCCTCGCCCGCGAGGCCGTCGTCATCGACCGGCGGATCGCCGTCCTCGCCGGTGCCGAGTCCCGGGGCCCGCGTACGTACACGGTGGTGCGGGTCCCCGAGGTCGTCGACGGCGTGCGGTCGCTGCTGTACGCCACGTGGGAGGCGGCCCAGCCGCTCGCCGACGCCCTGCGGGCCTCGGTGCCCGCCCTCGACGACGAGGCGCGGCTCGTACTGCGGGCGCTCAGTGACGGGCTCACCGACGAGGCCGGGGCCCGGCGGCTCGGCATGTCGCTGCGGACGTACCGGCGGCGGGTCGCGGAGCTGATGGCGGAGGTGGGCGCCACGTCTCGCTTCCAGGCGGGGGTGCGGGTGCGGGGGGCTTAG
- a CDS encoding oxidoreductase, with the protein MPHENTTAPHQPHDANSLPAAAAGRWPLGGDLPVRRMGFGAMRLPGRTWEGPAGDPEAAVAVLRRAVELGVDHIDTAAFYFYKDLSANAFIRRALHPYPDDLVIATKVGPDRSPDHDWLDAAGPAKLKADVHRNLRQLGVDRLDLVYLRFLSKDGPGDGRFEALAELREEGLIRHLGVSNATAAQLAEAQRIAPVAAVQNRYSPVSRDAEADALVELCARQGIAFVPFFPLGGAGAPHIAALREVAARHGASAAQVGLAWSLSVSPAVLAIPGTSSLAHLEENVAAAALTLDAEDLATLTAG; encoded by the coding sequence ATGCCGCATGAGAACACGACCGCACCCCACCAGCCCCACGACGCGAACAGCCTGCCCGCCGCCGCGGCCGGGCGGTGGCCGCTGGGGGGCGACCTGCCCGTGCGCCGCATGGGCTTCGGCGCGATGCGGCTGCCGGGCCGCACCTGGGAGGGCCCGGCGGGCGACCCCGAGGCGGCCGTCGCCGTGCTGCGCCGCGCCGTCGAACTCGGCGTCGACCACATCGACACGGCCGCGTTCTACTTCTACAAGGACCTGTCCGCCAACGCGTTCATCCGCCGGGCCCTGCACCCGTACCCCGACGACCTGGTGATCGCCACGAAGGTCGGGCCGGACCGCTCCCCGGACCACGACTGGCTCGACGCCGCAGGACCGGCCAAGCTCAAGGCCGACGTGCACCGGAACCTGCGCCAGCTCGGCGTCGACCGCCTCGACCTCGTCTACCTGCGCTTCCTCAGCAAGGACGGCCCCGGCGACGGCCGCTTCGAGGCCCTCGCCGAGCTGCGCGAGGAAGGCCTCATCCGACACCTGGGCGTCAGCAACGCCACCGCCGCGCAACTCGCCGAGGCCCAGCGGATCGCCCCCGTCGCCGCCGTGCAGAACCGCTACAGCCCGGTGTCCCGCGACGCCGAGGCCGACGCCCTGGTCGAGCTGTGCGCACGCCAGGGCATCGCCTTCGTGCCCTTCTTCCCGCTCGGCGGCGCGGGCGCCCCGCACATCGCGGCGCTGCGCGAGGTCGCCGCACGGCACGGGGCGAGCGCCGCGCAGGTCGGGCTCGCCTGGTCGCTGTCCGTGTCGCCCGCCGTCCTCGCCATCCCCGGCACGTCCTCGCTCGCGCACCTGGAGGAGAACGTGGCGGCGGCCGCGCTCACCCTGGACGCCGAGGACCTGGCGACCCTCACCGCGGGCTGA
- a CDS encoding acyl-CoA thioesterase: MVQQQGEFAAGAYSVGITVRGYETDSQGHVNQAVYLQYAEHARWSLLLEAGIRQADLIEKGVGPVVLESTVRYRSELRAGDEVSVSCRFLWGERKTFRIEQVLTKPDGTVAAELTGVGGLLDLKERRMVGDPKEYFRALATDARVLDL, translated from the coding sequence GTGGTGCAGCAGCAGGGGGAGTTCGCGGCGGGGGCGTACTCCGTCGGGATCACTGTTCGTGGGTACGAGACGGACTCGCAGGGGCATGTGAATCAGGCGGTGTACCTCCAGTACGCGGAGCACGCGCGGTGGTCGCTGCTGTTGGAGGCGGGGATCCGGCAGGCGGATCTGATCGAGAAGGGCGTCGGCCCTGTCGTCCTGGAGAGCACGGTGCGGTACCGCAGCGAGTTGCGGGCCGGGGACGAGGTGTCCGTGTCGTGCCGGTTCCTGTGGGGTGAGCGGAAGACGTTCCGGATCGAGCAGGTCCTCACCAAGCCGGACGGCACGGTCGCGGCGGAGCTGACCGGCGTGGGAGGCCTGCTCGATCTGAAGGAGCGGCGGATGGTCGGCGACCCGAAGGAGTACTTCCGGGCGCTGGCGACGGACGCGCGGGTCCTCGACCTGTAG
- a CDS encoding histidine phosphatase family protein, translated as MGDLLLVRHGETAWSLSGQHTSWTDIPLTDHGREQARSLAPLIGKYRVDAAFTSPRARARETAELAGFAHARVDDDLAEWDYGAYEGVTTVEIHRTRPDWFLFTDGVAAGPPEHPGETPEQVGARADRMLAKVDAALANTEGSVLLVAHSHFLRVLTARRLCLPPSAGAHFQLATGTVSRLSYEHGRPVVATWNLRPSV; from the coding sequence ATGGGTGACCTCCTCCTGGTCCGGCACGGCGAGACCGCGTGGTCGCTGTCCGGGCAGCACACGAGCTGGACGGACATCCCCCTCACGGACCACGGCCGCGAGCAGGCGCGGTCGCTCGCGCCCCTGATCGGGAAGTACCGGGTCGACGCCGCGTTCACCAGCCCCCGCGCGCGGGCGCGGGAGACCGCGGAGCTGGCGGGCTTCGCGCACGCGCGCGTGGACGACGACCTGGCCGAGTGGGACTACGGGGCGTACGAGGGCGTGACGACGGTGGAGATCCACCGGACGCGGCCCGACTGGTTCCTGTTCACGGACGGCGTGGCCGCGGGGCCGCCCGAGCATCCGGGCGAGACCCCCGAGCAGGTCGGCGCGCGCGCCGACCGCATGCTGGCCAAGGTCGACGCGGCCCTCGCCAACACGGAGGGCAGCGTGCTCCTGGTCGCCCACAGCCACTTCCTCCGCGTCCTCACCGCCCGCCGCCTCTGCCTCCCGCCGTCGGCGGGGGCGCACTTCCAACTGGCCACGGGCACGGTGAGCCGCCTCAGCTACGAACACGGGCGCCCGGTGGTCGCCACCTGGAACCTCCGGCCGTCGGTGTAG
- a CDS encoding FAD-dependent monooxygenase yields the protein MHSGRVAVVGGSVAGCAAALAAHRGGADEITVYERAAGRLADRGVGLAVHNSRYAELESAGYLDADMQWVQLVRRHWYVRDDAAADPRGHTVAVTPFPFRTYNWGPLWGELRRRVPETVTFRTATAVTGVRACPGGAVVETDDGTERFDVVVGADGYRSVVREAAFPGVRAEYAGYLAWRGAYPEERLPEPELWGVEDCVYAVFDGGHVILYRIPDGRGGRRVNWVLYTAPPRGLDADLGFGHPRSLPPGGLTDALRAHLSYVADVLLPPYWGAVVRATAPAELFLQPMYDYTAPRSTEGRVLLAGDAATVARPHTGAGAVKALQDATVLESAIITAVTWPDALESYDADRTVAGRTMVELGRRLGRAFVQETPDWRSLGQAGLEAWWQRADGTGAFGGRELRPR from the coding sequence ATGCACTCAGGCAGGGTCGCCGTGGTGGGCGGCAGCGTCGCGGGCTGCGCGGCGGCACTGGCGGCGCACCGGGGCGGCGCGGACGAGATCACCGTGTACGAGCGGGCCGCGGGCCGCCTCGCCGACCGGGGCGTGGGCCTCGCCGTCCACAACTCCCGCTACGCGGAGCTGGAGTCGGCCGGATATCTGGACGCGGACATGCAGTGGGTGCAGCTCGTCAGACGCCACTGGTACGTGCGTGACGACGCGGCCGCGGACCCGCGCGGGCACACGGTCGCGGTGACGCCCTTCCCGTTCCGCACGTACAACTGGGGCCCGCTGTGGGGCGAGTTGCGGCGCCGGGTGCCCGAGACGGTGACGTTCCGCACCGCCACCGCGGTCACCGGGGTGCGGGCCTGCCCGGGAGGGGCCGTGGTGGAGACCGACGACGGCACGGAGCGGTTCGACGTGGTCGTCGGCGCGGACGGCTACCGCTCGGTGGTGCGCGAGGCGGCGTTCCCCGGGGTGCGGGCCGAGTACGCGGGCTATCTGGCGTGGCGCGGCGCGTACCCGGAGGAGCGCCTGCCGGAGCCGGAGCTGTGGGGCGTCGAGGACTGCGTGTACGCCGTGTTCGACGGTGGCCACGTGATCCTCTACCGCATCCCCGACGGGAGGGGCGGGCGGCGCGTGAACTGGGTGCTGTACACGGCGCCGCCCCGCGGCCTGGACGCGGACCTCGGCTTCGGCCATCCGCGGAGCCTGCCGCCCGGCGGCCTCACGGACGCCCTGCGCGCCCATCTGTCGTACGTGGCCGACGTGCTGCTTCCGCCCTACTGGGGGGCGGTGGTGCGTGCCACCGCACCGGCCGAGCTGTTCCTCCAGCCCATGTACGACTACACGGCGCCGCGCTCCACCGAGGGCCGGGTGCTGCTCGCGGGCGACGCGGCGACGGTGGCGCGGCCGCACACGGGCGCGGGCGCGGTGAAGGCCCTCCAGGACGCCACCGTCCTGGAGTCCGCCATCATCACGGCGGTGACCTGGCCCGACGCCCTGGAGTCCTATGACGCCGACCGGACCGTCGCGGGCCGCACGATGGTCGAACTGGGGCGGCGCCTCGGCCGCGCGTTCGTGCAGGAGACCCCGGACTGGCGCTCCCTCGGCCAGGCCGGTCTGGAGGCGTGGTGGCAGCGGGCGGACGGCACGGGGGCGTTCGGGGGGCGGGAGCTGCGCCCCAGGTGA
- a CDS encoding peptidase, whose protein sequence is MADCPTCRVPSLTQFASPGLVGKIVYEGHDRADDPAWRESGAAALDDYARWCGHLCGLTCLRMALGPDAPSLFALRDGALKYGAYTEDPDDGTIKGLIYAPFVEYAREAHGIEATVHRRLTLDEVADLVDTGHTVMTSVHYEIRRPARPAPGRGGHLVLVTARTADGSLHFHNPSGIDAPTRTAQLPRAEFEPFFAGRGVSMR, encoded by the coding sequence GTGGCCGACTGCCCCACCTGCCGGGTCCCGTCCCTGACCCAGTTCGCCTCGCCCGGCCTGGTCGGGAAGATCGTGTACGAGGGCCACGACCGCGCCGACGACCCCGCCTGGCGGGAGTCCGGCGCGGCCGCCCTGGACGACTATGCGCGCTGGTGCGGCCACCTCTGCGGGCTCACCTGTCTGCGGATGGCGCTCGGCCCGGACGCGCCGTCGCTCTTCGCGCTGCGCGACGGGGCCCTGAAGTACGGCGCGTACACGGAGGACCCGGACGACGGCACGATCAAGGGCCTGATCTACGCGCCGTTCGTCGAGTACGCGCGCGAAGCGCACGGCATCGAGGCGACGGTGCACCGCCGTCTGACGCTCGACGAGGTGGCCGACCTCGTCGACACCGGGCACACGGTCATGACGTCCGTGCACTACGAGATCCGCCGACCGGCGCGCCCAGCGCCCGGAAGGGGCGGGCACCTGGTCCTGGTCACGGCGCGCACGGCGGACGGGAGCCTGCACTTCCACAACCCGTCGGGGATCGACGCGCCCACGCGCACGGCACAGCTCCCGCGCGCGGAGTTCGAGCCGTTCTTCGCCGGGCGCGGTGTATCCATGCGCTGA
- a CDS encoding pyridoxal phosphate-dependent aminotransferase has protein sequence MEFRQSSKLSEVCYEIRGPVIEHANALEEAGHSVLRLNTGNPALFGFEAPEEIVQDMIRMLPSAHGYTDSRGVLSARRAVAQRYQALGIDDISVDDVFLGNGVSELVTMAVQALLEDGDEVLIPAPDFPLWTAVTTLSGGKAVHYLCDEQADWYPDLDDMAAKITDRTKAVVIINPNNPTGAVYPREVLEGILDLARRHGLMVFADEIYDQILYDDAVHHSVAALAPDLVVLTFCGLSKTYRVAGFRSGWLVVTGPKQHARNYLEGLTMLASMRLCANAPAQYAIQAALGGRQSIHELTAPGGRLREQRDRAWQKLNEIPGVSCVKPKGALYAFARLDPKVHAIHDDEKFVLDLLLQEKIQVVQGTGFNWPHPDHFRILTLPYADDLDAAISRIGRFLSGYRQ, from the coding sequence ATGGAGTTCCGGCAGTCCAGCAAGCTCAGCGAGGTCTGTTACGAGATCCGGGGCCCGGTCATCGAGCACGCCAACGCCCTGGAGGAGGCGGGCCACAGCGTGCTGCGCCTGAACACCGGCAACCCCGCCCTGTTCGGCTTCGAGGCGCCCGAGGAGATCGTCCAGGACATGATCCGGATGCTCCCGAGCGCCCACGGCTACACGGACTCGCGGGGCGTGCTCTCGGCCCGCCGCGCCGTGGCGCAGCGCTACCAGGCGCTGGGCATCGACGACATCTCCGTAGACGACGTCTTCCTCGGCAACGGCGTGTCCGAGCTGGTCACGATGGCCGTGCAGGCCCTCCTTGAGGACGGCGACGAAGTCCTCATCCCGGCCCCCGACTTCCCGCTGTGGACGGCCGTGACCACCCTCTCCGGGGGCAAGGCCGTGCACTACCTGTGCGACGAGCAGGCCGACTGGTACCCCGACCTCGACGACATGGCCGCGAAGATCACCGACCGCACCAAGGCGGTCGTGATCATCAACCCGAACAACCCGACGGGCGCCGTCTACCCGCGCGAGGTCCTCGAAGGCATCCTCGACCTGGCACGCCGGCACGGCCTGATGGTCTTCGCCGACGAGATCTACGACCAGATCCTGTACGACGACGCGGTGCACCACAGCGTCGCCGCGCTGGCCCCCGACCTGGTGGTCCTGACCTTCTGCGGGCTCTCCAAGACGTACCGGGTGGCGGGCTTCCGCTCCGGCTGGCTGGTCGTGACGGGCCCCAAGCAGCACGCCCGGAACTATCTGGAGGGCCTGACGATGCTGGCCTCCATGCGCCTGTGCGCCAACGCGCCCGCCCAGTACGCGATCCAGGCCGCGCTCGGCGGCCGGCAGTCCATCCACGAGCTGACCGCGCCGGGCGGCCGCCTGCGCGAGCAGCGCGACCGCGCCTGGCAGAAGCTCAACGAGATCCCCGGGGTCAGCTGTGTGAAGCCGAAGGGCGCCCTGTACGCCTTCGCGCGTCTGGACCCCAAGGTGCACGCCATCCACGACGACGAGAAGTTCGTCCTCGACCTGCTCCTCCAGGAGAAGATCCAGGTCGTCCAGGGCACCGGCTTCAACTGGCCGCACCCGGACCACTTCCGCATCCTGACGCTCCCGTACGCTGACGACCTCGACGCGGCGATCAGCCGCATCGGCCGCTTCCTGAGCGGCTATCGCCAGTAG